A single Parabacteroides timonensis DNA region contains:
- a CDS encoding sulfotransferase domain-containing protein, with protein sequence MIIGAQKCGTTALSAYMNKHPFCTGSNNKEPLLFTKYYKEKLGLKRIVEYYCFNKFLKNRGNCLFFEATPDYIYEEEVPARIYRYNPQIKMIFLVREPVSRAISEYNMGCRYAIEKNLCVREDPDREYFDCLKQPDRYPFRWFVEEEFRKMKETGSRLPSAFHYPDMIRHGFYNEQLERYYQYFNPDQFLILDSKDLKEKKRETLSAIEDFLEIPHYDWPENELENSNVGVYTQQVPAEYKQFLKEYFKPWNEKFFELIGKRMDW encoded by the coding sequence ATGATTATTGGCGCCCAGAAATGTGGAACAACAGCTTTGTCTGCTTATATGAATAAGCATCCGTTTTGCACCGGTTCGAATAATAAGGAGCCTTTGCTTTTTACGAAGTATTATAAAGAGAAACTGGGATTGAAGAGAATAGTGGAATATTATTGTTTTAATAAGTTCTTAAAAAACAGAGGAAATTGTCTATTCTTCGAAGCTACTCCCGACTATATTTATGAAGAAGAGGTTCCGGCACGTATTTACCGGTATAATCCTCAGATTAAAATGATCTTTTTGGTTCGTGAGCCTGTTAGCCGGGCTATATCCGAGTATAATATGGGATGCCGTTATGCAATAGAAAAGAATCTATGTGTACGGGAAGATCCGGATCGTGAATATTTCGATTGTTTAAAACAACCGGACAGGTATCCTTTTCGTTGGTTCGTAGAAGAAGAGTTTCGAAAAATGAAGGAAACAGGCTCTCGTTTACCCTCTGCTTTTCATTACCCCGATATGATTCGGCATGGCTTCTATAATGAGCAATTGGAGCGATATTATCAATATTTTAACCCGGATCAGTTCTTGATTTTGGATAGTAAAGACCTGAAAGAAAAGAAGCGGGAAACCTTATCAGCCATAGAAGACTTTTTGGAAATTCCTCATTATGATTGGCCGGAGAATGAGTTGGAAAACTCCAATGTTGGAGTTTATACTCAGCAGGTACCTGCTGAGTATAAACAATTCCTAAAAGAATATTTTAAACCATGGAATGAAAAGTTTTTTGAGTTGATAGGAAAGCGGATGGACTGGTAA
- a CDS encoding sulfotransferase family 2 domain-containing protein, producing MIVDKERKVIYLHNPKCGGTFLRNIYIEKYGKTDATKWWKAYDRKNGTDLGHITYKDLPRFIPEWEEYRIVVMVRNPYNRFYSAVKELTKHSNNVGRFPQLPVIMLDEYQESNLLRKIYLRTICLKTYRLRKLSTASVNDICYQILRCSDQDFYLRNKRIPWLNPQSYFLGKNVEVFQYESESDWKKLLELLELSDYQNRVSIARDYAMSEDIRSMIMKAYPEDRVIYQGYI from the coding sequence ATGATTGTCGATAAAGAGCGCAAGGTAATATACTTGCATAATCCTAAATGCGGAGGGACTTTTCTGAGAAATATTTATATTGAAAAATATGGAAAGACAGATGCTACGAAATGGTGGAAGGCATACGATCGTAAAAATGGAACGGATCTGGGGCATATTACTTATAAAGATTTACCGCGTTTTATTCCGGAATGGGAGGAATACCGGATTGTTGTGATGGTACGTAATCCTTATAATCGTTTTTATTCTGCTGTTAAGGAATTGACAAAGCATTCAAATAATGTGGGAAGGTTTCCACAACTTCCGGTAATCATGTTGGATGAGTATCAGGAATCAAATCTTTTAAGAAAGATTTATCTGCGTACGATATGTCTTAAGACATATCGTTTACGGAAGCTCAGTACGGCTTCCGTAAACGATATCTGTTATCAAATTCTTAGATGTTCCGATCAGGATTTTTATTTACGTAATAAGAGAATACCCTGGTTAAATCCTCAAAGTTATTTTTTAGGAAAGAATGTTGAGGTTTTTCAGTATGAATCTGAAAGTGATTGGAAAAAACTACTGGAACTTTTAGAGCTGTCCGATTATCAAAACAGAGTGTCGATTGCAAGAGATTATGCGATGTCCGAAGATATCCGGAGTATGATCATGAAAGCATATCCGGAAGATAGGGTAATATATCAGGGGTATATTTGA
- a CDS encoding acyltransferase produces the protein MLRTIFFYLFYWKEKLRLSGRVTFNGFTIIYAFKGSHIYWGRNIRINSHPLSNLAGMHQYAIFVARDGGVIRLGNNLALSGSTIYALESIEIGDNTQIGANTIIMDSDFHPMDVAARRINDRASIRKKPVRIGNDCFIGMNVIICKGTVLGDRCIVGAGSVVCGVFPDDSVIVGNPAHVKKTNRSK, from the coding sequence ATGCTTCGTACTATTTTTTTTTATCTTTTTTATTGGAAGGAAAAACTGCGCTTATCCGGAAGAGTAACCTTCAACGGTTTTACGATTATCTATGCTTTTAAAGGTTCCCATATTTACTGGGGGCGAAATATTAGAATCAACAGCCATCCTTTATCCAATCTGGCGGGTATGCATCAATATGCCATTTTTGTAGCGCGTGACGGCGGAGTTATTCGCCTGGGTAACAATCTTGCTTTATCCGGTTCTACTATCTATGCACTCGAATCGATCGAGATCGGCGATAACACACAGATAGGTGCCAATACAATCATAATGGATAGCGATTTTCATCCCATGGACGTTGCTGCGCGACGGATAAACGACCGGGCTTCCATTCGTAAAAAGCCTGTACGTATCGGCAACGATTGTTTTATCGGCATGAATGTGATTATTTGCAAAGGGACAGTGTTGGGGGATCGTTGCATTGTAGGGGCGGGTAGCGTTGTTTGCGGAGTTTTCCCTGACGATTCTGTGATTGTGGGGAATCCGGCACATGTAAAGAAAACCAATCGGTCAAAATAA
- a CDS encoding glycosyltransferase family 2 protein has product MKTKKDVLISVIIPIYNRGDCLAYCLDSVLNQTFTCWECILIDDGSTDDTFSVCRRYAGKDSRFRIFCQPNKGVSDARNHGLEQAQGKYIAFIDSDDWVEDNYLQLLYESVSEDDMLPLCGLQLEGMDRMNLFVKSDRLYLLDNEVTDLLIDHFISGDLLRGPVGKLYNRCVIEKHRIRFPSGISWGEDTIFNFVYLRYINKVKGVPYFLYHVVRRGESLSVSARYNNFLTDSNLRIYDSIFGFVKAKNIDDPVVKNHIDDMYVTMVFQTLAGILHVHDRLSWKERYKQMEWLMSQVDRGKFKKYLFKSFGSAYKAFAVYFRLPVLLFSFYEIKYLFLSLKNN; this is encoded by the coding sequence ATGAAAACTAAAAAAGATGTTTTAATATCGGTGATTATTCCTATTTATAACAGGGGGGATTGTCTGGCTTATTGTTTAGACTCAGTTTTAAATCAGACGTTTACGTGTTGGGAGTGTATTTTGATCGATGACGGTTCGACTGATGATACGTTTTCCGTATGTCGTCGGTATGCCGGGAAAGATTCCCGTTTTCGGATATTTTGTCAACCGAATAAAGGAGTTTCAGATGCCCGTAATCATGGATTGGAACAGGCACAAGGGAAATACATCGCATTTATAGATAGTGATGATTGGGTGGAGGATAATTATTTACAATTATTATACGAGTCTGTCAGTGAGGATGATATGCTTCCGCTCTGTGGTTTGCAACTGGAAGGGATGGACCGTATGAATCTGTTTGTGAAAAGTGACAGATTGTATTTGTTGGATAATGAGGTGACCGATCTCTTGATTGATCATTTTATTAGCGGAGACCTATTGAGAGGCCCGGTCGGTAAGTTATATAATAGATGTGTGATAGAAAAACATCGAATCCGCTTCCCTTCCGGTATCAGCTGGGGTGAAGATACAATCTTTAATTTCGTTTATTTGCGGTATATAAACAAAGTAAAGGGAGTTCCATATTTTTTATATCATGTTGTCAGACGGGGTGAATCGCTATCGGTAAGTGCAAGATATAATAATTTCTTAACAGATTCGAACCTAAGGATATATGATAGCATTTTCGGTTTTGTAAAAGCGAAGAATATCGATGATCCGGTTGTAAAGAATCATATAGATGATATGTATGTAACTATGGTTTTTCAAACGCTTGCAGGCATACTTCATGTGCATGACCGGCTATCGTGGAAAGAACGTTATAAACAAATGGAATGGCTGATGTCACAGGTCGATAGAGGCAAATTCAAAAAATATTTGTTTAAATCATTCGGATCTGCGTATAAAGCTTTTGCCGTATATTTCAGGCTACCTGTTCTGCTTTTTTCATTTTATGAGATAAAATATCTTTTTCTGTCCCTAAAAAATAACTAA